ACATCTCGGGCAACTGTGGACGACCCAGCCTGAAGAGGGCAGAACCTCTGTGAACCTGGGTCCCTGAAATAGAGCATCACCTTCCCACTACCCCAGTTTTATGTTTACTCACATAAAACAAATTCTCCTGGGATCTGGGAGGTTTTCTGCTTCAACAATGAGCATAAACCTATCTTTAATTACACGGATCTAAAATGTTGTTGTTCTATGAATGCAGCATTCTAAAAtggataataaaattatatttcaaccAGGAGAGCAAATTGGTGACCAAGGATTGAAAACTGTGTCATGTAAAAACAGGTTAAAAGACAAGAGAcgattaacatatttaaaaatgaacttgGAAAGACATTTCTCAAATAACAAACAGTTTATATGAAAGAGAGGTAAGATTATACCTCTTCAAAAGGTAGGACTACAGAATGTAGGGagatttaatttcaaaattgtaaaaaaaaaaaaaaattagaacaattAGTTcttaaagaaaagaggagaaggggaagagatACTCCAATAAAGAGTACaacattatttgaaatatttaagcaGAGGCTAAATGATCATCTGACAGATGTTGCAGAAGAGGTTCTTGCAGTGTCAGGCCACAGCACAAAGAGTCCCTCAACCTCTAAAAGTATCTGGTCAGAAACCAGAAGGTAAATTTCTACTTAATAACAAACAGAGTTTTCTAACAGAATTATATAAAACAACTGGCTCTTTGTAAGGGCTCCCTATTCTTGAACACCATGAGGACTGACAGtggtggggagaaaggagggagaggtaACGGTGGAAATCAAATAGAAGTTCATCAGGTATCAAAGATGCTAAGAAAGGAGCTCCTTCATTAAATGGGAAGATATACTCTAGAGTTCCTCAAGAATTTCAAGGTCAATTCCAACTCTAAAATTTATAACTCCAAGCACTCAAATCAGATCTTGGCCAAATCAtccatatttaaaatatctaaagtCAAAGatcaaaaaagcagaaaacagtttTGGAATAAGACAATCTTAAAATCTAGAGTTTAAAGACAGGTTTTTATAAAGTGAGTAATCATCTGGGTCTGACGTGACATATACTCCTTTGAAAGACATTCCATTTCCTAGAGGACAGCTACATTAGCTGCCATGTATGTCTTCAGAAGGGGCTCTGAATCAAGAAATACTACTACTATTCATTTTTACTTAACCCTATGCCATAATGCAACATAGTTCTGTTAAGGAAAAAACTCATAGAATTCATCCATTATTGTCTTTACAGTGGATAATACGGTATTAAAAGCCTTACACTATTGTGAAAGGGCTTCCCTCAGATGAATGGTAGACTATAAAaccagacattaaaaaaaaaagacatatttcaAACACCAGCTATTAATGAGCCTCATAAGAAAGCTCAAATTCACAACAGAACAGGAATAGGGATCTATTTATTAACTTAAACAGAAGTGTCAACACTCACCATCTGAAGATGTTTTCCATCTATTGGTCTCTGCCCAGGCAGGTACTCCCCCCATGGCATGATGGAATCTaagcaaagacattaaaaaaatttttttatagtaACCACTGTATTTTCATAGAGCTTGATACATTTAAAGAGTACAGGACAGGTCACCCTTGAGAGTTATGTACAGAATCTCTTTCATAAAAGTTATTATCTTTAAGAACAGAAAGATTACTCACACAAGGCAGTCCCAACTTGCCTGCCATGAACTTCTAACCATTTAAGCTAGTCCTAGATACATACTTGTTGTTAATTATTTACATCTAGTTATATAGCTGCCTTATTTGCGTATATCAAAACACCAGATCTTGGCACTAAGTAAAGAAGTCTCTTTGTAGTTATACATCAGTGCTACAGCACACAGAGTACACAACAGTACAACAGAGCacgtctgaaaaaaaaatgactagatGAGTAAAAGACACAGAACTGTACCACGTATCTTTTGAATACATGGGAGCATTTCACATAGGAAAAAGTAACCTCAAGAGAAGCATGACAGTTACATTCTGCAGGGCTGGCCTATGGAAGAGCGCCAACAGTCATTTTCACTGTTTAACACAGAAATACAGACAAGTCCACCAAACTAAGACCACTAGCCATAACTAACTAGAAAGCTGAACAAAATATACGAAACTATTCTCAGAAACTGGACAACAGGCAACACAGGaccatgatccataaaagaaaggaaataaggtGAGCCCTGCCATCACTGGGACTTTCGCctcaaagcaatttttttcttttttaatggaggtactgggaactgaacccaagacctcgtgcacgGTAAGcgtgtgctccaccactgagcaaTACCACCCCCCAACCCAGGGCATTTTTATAAGACCCTGACAAAAACGAAGGAGAAAAAGATCAGACTTGAAAGAAGGTGAGACAACAGGAATTTGAGGGACAGTCAACTGCAGAAAGAGCTCCAGAAATCTCTGTATAGGGGTCCACAGACACTTCTGCAGAATACTAAGCTGCACTCTTACGGGATGAAATTCCGTGAGATCAAGTAAAGAACTACTAGGGAGCTGTAAGTTGCGCAGAACCTCACCTCAGACACTTGAGTTCAACCTGTCAGAAGGAAGGTCCTTATTGAACACTCAGGGCATTCAGAAGAGATCCCAGAAGGGTCATACCCTAATAATGGGGCTAAACCAACCTAGAATAAATGCTACTCTAGAAGAAAGCTAAAAATATATCTTGAAAAGACCAAACTGATCTCCGACTCAATTAACTGCCTGCCAAGGCAAAGTTCAAcactaaaagcaaaaaacaaaatcgACACTGAACAACATTCACGCTGCCCAGAATCCAGTCAAAATTACTAGATATGCAGAGAAGTGGAAAAACATGAGCCATAACTAGGAGAAAAAGCAGTCAGTAGAAACACAGAAGTGACAGACCTTACAGAATTAGCACACAAGGACTTTAAAATAGCTAATACAAACACTGAAAGGAAGTATTGAAAGGAAGTATGAACATAAGaaatcataaaaggaaaataagaactaaacaaaacaaaagatctAGTTGGAAAGATTTCCTAAAGctagaaaatatctgaaataataaATGCACTAAGTAGGTTCAACAGATTCAAAAGACTACATATTATATTActgtatttatataacattctcgAAAGGGCAAATCTGCAAGAACGGAAAACACATCAGTTGTTGTCAGGGGCTAAAGGGGTTAGAAGATGAGAAGGGCTGACTACCACAGGGTATAAGAAAACCTTCTGGGTGAGGGCAGTATTCTGTGTCTTGATCCCATGTGTTAACTGTCCTGGTGCTTACATAACTGTATGTGCTGAACAAAATTCACTGACTGATACTTCAAAAGGGTGAATTTCACTATATGTAAACTATACCTCAACAAACCTTTTTTAAAAGtgcaagaaatataaaaaatgttctcaatacaaacaaaaacaatattttaaaatgcttttaaagattTGTAAGTTTGAATTAAAAGTATCaatataaaatcattatttcaaaatatgtatttcccagCTCTGTTCAACTAAAAGAGCCTAGAAGTTGTGGAATAGAGATGGTTTACCAAATACCAATGGACAAGTAAGTAAAAGAGTGTTATTGATTATATGTGGGTGGTGGGATTACaagtttttttccaaaaagttttTGTACATCCTTCCCAATACTAAAACGGAATCATGCTTCCAAATGCGCTTAATGTTTCAGTGGAAACCTGACTACCCAAGAAGCTGTTATGGCCAAAGACTGAGCAAATCAAAATAAGCTACTGGTTACAAGTACCTCTtgttaaaacaaatggaaaaggaCATTTACTCTTCTTTAAGTCTCTTTTGTAGCTCATCTTTTGAAAGTTTACTTTCAGCAGTATTTTTCATCATATCTTTCTGCAAACGATCGTTCATCATGTTAACCCTATAAAAAACAGAACAGCATGCTTTAAGTGACTTTTAAAGATTCAACATAAAAGTTGTTGCCTTTAGTATTTTGAGCAAACAATATAGGTCAGGATTTGTAAGATGTGGAACATCTCAATGCATCTTATCCATTCTTCCCCAAGCTAAAAAGAATCTCCAGTATTTCAGATCATCTAGTATATCCTTTGAAGAGTTAATATTTCAAATTCAGAATGATTTCTCTAGACACAGCTTATGCCATTCACCAAGATAAATTCCAAGTAAATTagagttaaaaacatttttaaaaaaactttaaaaaactgattaaagaaaaatataggcTAATATCTCTCTCTGAAGAACTTTTTACtgttaaaaacaacagcaaaagaaaagattCACAAATTTCACTATATAAACACTTAAACATTCTGTGTGTCAGACAACATcaaattaaaaggcaaacaaaaagcTGGGAGAAAATGTGCAATAAATGCGACATACAAAGGTTTGAAATTCTCAAAACATAAGGCACTGAcgtactaaaatcattaacaaataGTCTTATCCCGccatttgaaacaacatggatgaacctggagaatattatgctaagtgaaataaaacagacatggaaggaaaatactgcatgatctcacttaaatgCGGAATCTGAAAAAAGTAGAGTACAGAGAACCAAAGAGCAGAATGATGGTTGGaggggtgaggaggtggaggaaatAGGGAgctgttggtcaa
This is a stretch of genomic DNA from Camelus bactrianus isolate YW-2024 breed Bactrian camel chromosome 16, ASM4877302v1, whole genome shotgun sequence. It encodes these proteins:
- the LOC141573586 gene encoding U3 small nucleolar RNA-associated protein 18 homolog isoform X2; translation: MAVAAAAEERRVQVQEDSGDSEVENEAKEDFPPQKKPVWLDEEDEDEEMVNMMNDRLQKDMMKNTAESKLSKDELQKRLKEEFHHAMGGVPAWAETNRWKTSSDDEELPTR